The following coding sequences lie in one Spirosoma sp. KUDC1026 genomic window:
- a CDS encoding organic hydroperoxide resistance protein has translation MTTNIMHSAQAKSVGGRDGQITSDNDVLNLELTMPKHLGGRAREGATNPEQLFAAGYAACFGNAVIYVARQAKVSAEGITVDATVDLFTDEAKLPTLGVTLHVNLPGLSQEQAEEIVATAHKTCPYSRAVRGNIDVALTVTTTEA, from the coding sequence ATGACAACGAATATTATGCATTCCGCCCAGGCCAAATCGGTGGGCGGCCGCGACGGTCAGATTACATCCGACAATGACGTGCTGAATTTAGAACTGACCATGCCCAAACACCTGGGTGGTCGCGCCCGGGAAGGGGCTACGAACCCCGAACAGCTGTTTGCTGCGGGTTACGCAGCTTGCTTTGGCAACGCCGTTATCTACGTAGCGCGTCAGGCCAAAGTGTCCGCTGAAGGCATCACGGTAGACGCCACTGTAGACCTGTTTACCGACGAAGCGAAACTGCCGACGCTGGGCGTTACGTTGCACGTAAACCTGCCGGGCTTGTCGCAGGAGCAGGCCGAAGAAATCGTAGCGACCGCTCACAAAACCTGTCCTTACTCCCGCGCTGTTCG